The genomic interval TCGGGACTGGGAACACTCATCTCTGGTTGGTATTTGATTGGAACCCTTGGATATGAAAAAACGATTTATTTGGGAGCATTTTTGAGTGCGCTGGTTGGTCTGGCGGCTTTGATCAGTGCTTCCCTGTTTAAAGGTCAACGTCCCCGGTTAACTGCCCATACCGCCGCAGTTACGCCCCTGCAACGTTCCGTCCCTTCAATCAGGCAGTGGTATGTTCTGGTTTTGTCTATCTGGCTTTGCCGCAATTTCCTTAGAAATCATCTGGTTTCGGGTTTTGGACATTGCCTTGCAGTCGATCGCCTATACCTATGCCCATCTCCTGGCGTTTATTTTGGTCAGCAATGCTCTCGGAAGCTTAATTGGAGCGAGAGTCGTCCAATCGATTCGCAATCCGCGCAAGGTATTCCTGTGTATTCAAGGAATTGTTGCCGCTTACTCTCTCCTGGCTGTTTGGCTGATCAGTCTGTATTGGCAGGTTCATCCAGAGCTGCGTTCAGATATTGGTTACATTGACCCTAAAACCATCAACCCAGATGTGATATTTAAGTACGGAATATTGCCACTGGTGCTGATTGTTCCACCGAATCTGCTGCTGGGGTTCTATTTTCCGATCGTCCAAAAGGCGGTTCAAACGGACAGTCACAGGATTGGATGGCGTGTGGGGCTGATTCAGATCGTCAATATTCTGGGCAATACAACTGGCAGTTTGCTAACAGGTCTGGTACTTCTTGAGTGGTTGGGAACTGCGGGTTCACTGCGGCTGTTGGCTTTGCTGGGGTTGGGGTTTGTGCTCATGCTCAATCCCAACTGGATGAGGGTAGAACGCTGGTACAGAAACCGGGTTTCTGGTGAGGATATGCCACAAAATTTGGGCATTTCCCAGAGGAAACCCGGTTTCTTGAAATACTGTACCAATGCTCTGGTGGTTGGCTTAGTTGCGATCGTGGTGTTTTTTCCCAACAATGCCCATTTGTGGGCAGCGTTGCATGCAATTGAGCCAGGGCAGTATTTCATTGCCGCCGAGGACTCAACCGGGGTTGCGGCAATTACTGAAGTGAATCAGCAAGGTTCTCTGTTAGCCAGTGGGCAAGCCCAGGCGCACTTCCCCTACTGGCATGCCCATGCACTGTTGGGTACCATTCCAGCCCTACTGCATCCCCATCCAACTCAGGTGATGATTATCGGTATGGGTTCTGGGGGAACGCCCCATACCCTTGGGGTTAATCCATTGACCCAGAGAATTCAGGTCGTTGAGTTGTTAGGTTCGGAGTTGTCCGTATTGCGGCAGTACGCGAATACCCCTGTGGGTAAACCGCTCAGTTTTCTTTTCCAAGATCCACGCTATGAGTTTAAGGTTGGGGATGGACGGCGAGAATTAGCCATCACAGACCGTCAGTTTGACATCATTGAGGCAGATGCCATTCAGCCCTGGCGATCGCGGGCTGGAATGCTATACTCGCAAGAATTTTTTCGAGAAGTCCAGGCGCACCTGGCACCGGGAGGAATCGCAGTGCAGTGGCATGTGGGGGCGGAGACGGAACCCACTTTTTGCAGCGTTTTTCCCCACGTCATTCGCTTATCCATCGGTGGTTTGAGTATTCTGCTGGGCAGCGATCGTCCCCTTGAGTTTGACCAGAAAGGGATATTGTCAAAGCTGGATACGCCACTTGTGTTAAAGTTTCTGGCGCAAGCTGGAGTCGATGTCGAAGCAATTCGGAGGGATGTGAAGACTGCACAGGTATTTTCGTATTCACCCGACCGGAACAAATCCCTGGATGGCATCAACACGGATTTATTCCCTCGTTCTGAGTACTATCTCAATCAACCGATATAAGGGTCTATGGTTGAGCAGTGGGTGTCTTCGCATCAATATACTCACGCCATCGGGTAATCTGACCCGCTTTGAAATCAATGACGATCGCATCATCAGCGGCACTGCGTTTTCCCGTTGCCTTTTCTGTATCTTGCCAATGCCACTCAACGACTGACTGATTACCATCCGCAACAATGCGCCGAATATCAATCTTGATCACAGAGTAGGCAGCGGAAAAATCAATCACCGCTTGACGGATGGCAGCGCGTCCCACCCAGCGCTGACCCGGAACAATGAGTTCCCCATCGGCGGTAAATAGGTTTGCAAAGGCGTCTCCATTGCCTGTGAGCCAGGCATCTCTTGCCTGATGAATGATGGATTGCGTTGCTTCTAGAGTCAGCAATTTTGCAGGTTCCCTGGAATTGGTGTTTTCTAAGTCATTTGAGGCAGATAAAACTTCCTTTGGGTTTGGGAGTTCTGCGGAAAGTGCCCTATTGATCGATGTTATGTCCAAAGGGATGGGAAGGATCAACATTCCCACGCTTATGGTGGTGAGAAGTGTTCTAAGAAAGGCTCCCGACTTGATCAACAGGTTGAAGGTGTTCACCCTTCGTTGCCAGGTATGTCGGATCATAGAAACTCATTGCTCCATCGGAGAATTTGAGTCGAGGGGATCTATGCGATCGTGCAATTGTTGGAGTTGCTGGTTGAGTTCCTGCTGACGTTGGGTGAGTTGATTCAGGTCAGTTTTCGTTGCAAAGTTTCCCTGTTGCAGGGGTTGGGTGACTTCATTCAGGCAGTGATCTAACCCGACCGCAAAGGAGTAACGGCTGATAGGCTGCCTTCCCTGTTCAGGGGTTTGGGGGTACCCAGAGAGGCAGTTCAAGGAGGGTTTTGCAGGGGGTGAAGGGGATTGCTGCGCTATTGTTTTGGAGGGAGTAGCCGAGATTGTCGCTACGGTCGTGATCGCACTTACAAAGATCAGGTTCAATCGTTTCATGGGGTTCAATGGGCATGAGGGTGATCTACTCCCAGGGTATACCGACTTGAAGAATGACCGCTACAGATTAAATGGTTTGCGCCAATACAGCGGCGATCGCCTCCTCGCTTGCTCGCACTCAACCTGCCACTCCACGGCGCACGAGCTGAATCTCATAATTGTCCCGAATCTTCTTGAGTGGAAACTGAATAAATGTTGCCTCACCCAATAGTTTCCAATCAAACTGGTGCAGTAAATGGACAGCGAATGCTTTTGTCAGCATCATTGCCAGTTGTGCCCCCAGGCAAGCATGAACACCGCCTCCAAATGGAATGAATTCATACATCCGCCCCTCTCCCCGTTCGGGTAAGAAGCGATTTGGGTCAAAGCAATCCGGCTGGGCAAAGTAGTCTGCGATCGCATGGGCAATGCGTGGTTCTGCGATCAGTCCCCACCCTTTTTCATACAGCACCCCATCCAGGATCACCGATTTTGTCAGGCGGCGGGTTGCCGTGGAACTGGGGGGCAGGGTTCGGAGTGTTTCCTTAATGGTTGCTTCCAAAAGCGGCATCTGCTTGAGATGCTCCGATGTAACCTTCCCCAGATTCATTTCGCCCCCCAACGCCGCTACTTGCTCCGATCGCAACCGTTGCACCCAATCAGGATAGTGACCGAGCTGATAGATCCAGGATGACACTAGCCCCATCACCTCATAATGGGACGCCCACAATTGCAACAGGCATTGGTTCTCGATCAGGGCATCGCTAAACACTCCCTCTGGATCATGCTGCTGATCGGCTAACATCATCGACAAAAAATCTGCTGTTGAGTCGAATGGTTCCCCCGCTGCCCGACGGCGTTGGATGACTGCCCGCATGAATTCTATCAGGCGCGATCGTGCCCGCCTGCCCACGCCCAAAAGTAGTTAAAGGGGTATTCCACTTTAGCAACCCATAAAACCCATCAAAAAAGGTTTTATACAGGCGCTTGAGTTCCCATTTCGAGCCGATCGGCAACCCTGCAAACGCTTCATCCTTGAGTTCTATTCCCAGAAGTAATGGAGCCAAAACATCAAAACAAACCGCGTCAACGGCTGGAACCAATCCCACGGGAGCGGTTGCATCCCAGCGCTGGAGATGGTGCCCAATCACCTGGTGGATACGGGGAAGATAGCTTGCCAACATGTGCCCCGTAAAGGCAGGTCTGAGGGCACTTTTGCGCTGGCGATGCAAATCCGGGCGTTGAAACAGACTGTACTCGCCAAACATCTCCATAGTGGTAGGCGGCAACCCAATTTCCGTATAGCTTGAGTCCCCATTGAAGACCATTTGAATTGCCCGGGATGACCCCACAAAAACCGTGGTGCCTCCAAATACACCCGTCTTAAAGATCGGGCCATACCGCTCTTGGTTAATGCGACAGAACTGATCTGGGTTGGCAATGTAAGCAAACGTATCCTGCCACTGGGGCTTGCGCGGAGGTGACACGACTTCAAAAGGCAGCGCTTGCCCATGCTCCAAAACAATGACATCACGAGTGAGTTGATTCATAGGAAGGGTACGGGGGGGAGGCGATCGATGATGCAGTTTAAGCGATACAGTCTAAGAAACGGTAGAGAACCGAGATCTCGATAACCATTTGTGAGACAACGGGTACAGCAAGATAGAGGGCAGTATGTTTATCAGCATCATTGCAGACTATGGTACGGGTGATCCGGCTTTTGCCGAAGTAACACAACGGCTTCTAGCAGGGCTTTCCAATGCTCAGTTGCATACACTTTCCGTTCCTCCTTTCAGTACGCTTGCAACGGGTTTCTGGATTGCTCAACTTGGGCTAAACCCTGGACCTGACGATCGCCTGATCTATCATAATTGTGCCCCCCGGCAGGATGACCCAGAAGCCCGCCAAAATAATGAAGGGGAAGGGCTGACCTATGCTCTGTTGCCCAACGGAGTAAAGGTGGTGGGGGTAAATGCGGGCTACACCCTTTCCTTTATTAAGGATCACGCCAAGGTTCTACGAGGGGTTAATGTTTCCAGGGGTGGATCACAATTTCGTTCACGGGATGTTTTCCCTGCCGCTGCTGCTGCCATTATGCAAGATGATCTTAGCCTCCTGGGGGAAAATCTGAGTTCGGAGCAAATTCCCAATGTTCCCGATAACCGGGTTGCCTGGGTTGATGGCTACGGGAATATCAAAACGACCATTCCAGCCCATACGCTGAGTCTGGAGCCTGAAAGCAAGATTGTGATCCGAATTGGCGATGTGGTGAGTGATGCCGTTTATTCCGATGGGAGCTTCAAAGTAGCTGAAGGAACCCTCGCGTTTGCGCCAGGTAGCTCTGGCTGGTCATCCCCTGATGCCGATGAGCCATTCCGCTGGATGGAACTCTTTTTACGGGGTGGGAGCGCCTGGGAACGGTTTGGCAAACCAAGAGTGAATCAGTCCATTACTCAACTTGCCTGACTTTGGTCGGCATTCTTTGCTGATAGGGAAAGGGTGGGGGCGATCGCTTACCATAAAACTATTCTGAGAGATTCATCCAATGGTTTATGGTTAGTCTTTTCTCTTCTCTCCACGAAGCATCGCGTAAGCCAGAAACCCAGCGGGTAGCGCTGCACAACATCAGTTGGCAAACCTATCAAGCAATGCTGGCAGATATGGGCAATCATCGGTCTTCCCGATTGGCATACGATCACGGTGTGTTGGAAATCACCATGCCTTCCGACCTACACGAATTTATCAAACACCTGCTTGAACGCATTATTACCGCTCTGACTGAAGAACTCAATGTGAAAGTGCGGGGAGTGGGTTCCGTCACGCTAGACCGGGAGGATTTGGAGCAAGGAGTAGAACCAGACGCTGGTTTTTATATCCAAAACGCCAGTCGTATTCGTGGTCGAACCTTAGACCTGATCAACAATCCGCCCCCTGACTTGGTTGTAGAAGTCGATATCACCAGTTCTTCGACCCGTAGGCTTAACATTTACAAATCCTTGCAGGTTCCTGAAGTGTGGCGTTGTACAGCCCGCAAATTAGAGATTAAACAATTGAAGGGTGGGGAGTATGTAGCCTGTGAATATATTAACCCGGCAGCTTTTGTTCCTACATATTTTGGAATTGCGCCATGATTGCGTAGGGTGCTGTTAGCGACAGCGTAACGCACCGAGGCGTGGGTTAGCGGTGCGTTACGGCGATGCCTAACAGCACCCTACAGCTCATGCTAGA from Kovacikia minuta CCNUW1 carries:
- a CDS encoding fused MFS/spermidine synthase — encoded protein: MFFSKHFASKVSWALVLLSTIFFVSGFTALLYQVVWQRVLGLFSGSDVRSVTIVVASYLAGLGLGSLLGGWLSDRLSRRRAVEVFGFSNLAIAVFAVFSRFLFYDLLFIRLRLLAESPTLLLPIVFISLLIPTSLMGLSLPLLSKAISGEIERAAARIGLLYGINTLGSGLGTLISGWYLIGTLGYEKTIYLGAFLSALVGLAALISASLFKGQRPRLTAHTAAVTPLQRSVPSIRQWYVLVLSIWLCRNFLRNHLVSGFGHCLAVDRLYLCPSPGVYFGQQCSRKLNWSESRPIDSQSAQGIPVYSRNCCRLLSPGCLADQSVLAGSSRAAFRYWLH
- a CDS encoding spermidine synthase is translated as MPQNLGISQRKPGFLKYCTNALVVGLVAIVVFFPNNAHLWAALHAIEPGQYFIAAEDSTGVAAITEVNQQGSLLASGQAQAHFPYWHAHALLGTIPALLHPHPTQVMIIGMGSGGTPHTLGVNPLTQRIQVVELLGSELSVLRQYANTPVGKPLSFLFQDPRYEFKVGDGRRELAITDRQFDIIEADAIQPWRSRAGMLYSQEFFREVQAHLAPGGIAVQWHVGAETEPTFCSVFPHVIRLSIGGLSILLGSDRPLEFDQKGILSKLDTPLVLKFLAQAGVDVEAIRRDVKTAQVFSYSPDRNKSLDGINTDLFPRSEYYLNQPI
- a CDS encoding nuclear transport factor 2 family protein, translating into MDITSINRALSAELPNPKEVLSASNDLENTNSREPAKLLTLEATQSIIHQARDAWLTGNGDAFANLFTADGELIVPGQRWVGRAAIRQAVIDFSAAYSVIKIDIRRIVADGNQSVVEWHWQDTEKATGKRSAADDAIVIDFKAGQITRWREYIDAKTPTAQP
- a CDS encoding cytochrome P450, giving the protein MRAVIQRRRAAGEPFDSTADFLSMMLADQQHDPEGVFSDALIENQCLLQLWASHYEVMGLVSSWIYQLGHYPDWVQRLRSEQVAALGGEMNLGKVTSEHLKQMPLLEATIKETLRTLPPSSTATRRLTKSVILDGVLYEKGWGLIAEPRIAHAIADYFAQPDCFDPNRFLPERGEGRMYEFIPFGGGVHACLGAQLAMMLTKAFAVHLLHQFDWKLLGEATFIQFPLKKIRDNYEIQLVRRGVAG
- a CDS encoding cytochrome P450; the encoded protein is MNQLTRDVIVLEHGQALPFEVVSPPRKPQWQDTFAYIANPDQFCRINQERYGPIFKTGVFGGTTVFVGSSRAIQMVFNGDSSYTEIGLPPTTMEMFGEYSLFQRPDLHRQRKSALRPAFTGHMLASYLPRIHQVIGHHLQRWDATAPVGLVPAVDAVCFDVLAPLLLGIELKDEAFAGLPIGSKWELKRLYKTFFDGFYGLLKWNTPLTTFGRGQAGTIAPDRIHAGSHPTPSGSGGTIRLNSRFFVDDVSRSAA
- a CDS encoding SAM hydrolase/SAM-dependent halogenase family protein yields the protein MFISIIADYGTGDPAFAEVTQRLLAGLSNAQLHTLSVPPFSTLATGFWIAQLGLNPGPDDRLIYHNCAPRQDDPEARQNNEGEGLTYALLPNGVKVVGVNAGYTLSFIKDHAKVLRGVNVSRGGSQFRSRDVFPAAAAAIMQDDLSLLGENLSSEQIPNVPDNRVAWVDGYGNIKTTIPAHTLSLEPESKIVIRIGDVVSDAVYSDGSFKVAEGTLAFAPGSSGWSSPDADEPFRWMELFLRGGSAWERFGKPRVNQSITQLA
- a CDS encoding Uma2 family endonuclease; the encoded protein is MVSLFSSLHEASRKPETQRVALHNISWQTYQAMLADMGNHRSSRLAYDHGVLEITMPSDLHEFIKHLLERIITALTEELNVKVRGVGSVTLDREDLEQGVEPDAGFYIQNASRIRGRTLDLINNPPPDLVVEVDITSSSTRRLNIYKSLQVPEVWRCTARKLEIKQLKGGEYVACEYINPAAFVPTYFGIAP